A genome region from Pseudomonas pergaminensis includes the following:
- a CDS encoding efflux RND transporter permease subunit, with protein MPQFFIDRPIFAWVVALFILLAGALAIPQLPVAQYPNVAPPKVEIYAVYPGASAQTLDESVVSLIEQELNGADHLLYFESQSSLGSATITATFQPGTNPEMAQVDVQNRLKAVEPRLPQAVTQQGLQVEKVSAGFLLLVTLTSNDGKLDDVALSDYLARNVMNELKRLDGVGKAQLYGAERAMRIWIDPQKLIGFNLTPADVNAAISAQNAQVSAGSIGDLPGTNTQEITAAILVKGQLSTPAEFADIVLKANPDGSTVRIGDVARVEVGSQEYQFSTRLNGKPSTAVSVQLSPGANALSTATLVRAKMDELSRYFPANVEYKIPYDTSPFVKVSITKVVYTLLEAMALVFAVMFLFLQNVRYTLIPTLVVPIALMGTFATMLLLGFSINVLTMFGMVLAIGILVDDAIVVVENVERIMATEGLSPKEATKKAMGQITGAIIGITLVLVAVFLPMAFMAGSVGVIYQQFSLSMATSILFSAFLALTLTPALCATLLKPIAKGEHHAKGGFFGWFNQRFESLTDRYEGWVAYALKRSGRYLLIYLVLLVGLGWMFSRLPSSFLPVEDQGYTITDIQLPPGASKNRTVQVAEQIEAHNAEEPGVGDTTMIMGFSFSGSGQNAALAFTTLKDWSERGSDDSAASIADRANMAFSELKDAIAYAILPPPVDGLGTSSGFEFRLQDRGGVGHAALMAARTELLAAAEKSPILANVRESALAEAPQVQLEVDRKQANALGVSFADVGNVLSSAIGSAYINDFPNQGRMQRVVVQAEGDQRSQVADLMKINVRNNAGKMVPLSAFVEAKWTQGPTQLTRYNGYPAIAISGEAAPGHSTGEAMDEIQRLVSQLPAGLGQEWTGLSLQERLSGSQAPLLLGLSLLIVFLCLAALYESWSIPTSVLLVVPLGVLGAVLAVSLRGMPNDVFFKVGLITIIGLSAKNAILIIEFAKDLYDQGEDLITATLKAARLRLRPIIMTSLAFILGVVPLAIATGASSASQQAIGTGVIGGMITATLAVVFVPVFFVVVMKLVKKRRD; from the coding sequence ATGCCGCAGTTCTTTATCGACCGCCCAATCTTCGCCTGGGTGGTGGCCCTGTTTATCCTGCTGGCGGGCGCCCTCGCCATCCCGCAGTTGCCGGTGGCCCAGTACCCCAACGTCGCGCCGCCGAAAGTCGAAATCTATGCCGTCTACCCCGGCGCTTCGGCGCAGACGTTGGACGAAAGCGTGGTCAGCCTGATCGAGCAGGAGCTCAACGGCGCCGACCACCTGCTGTACTTCGAATCCCAGAGCAGCCTGGGCTCAGCCACCATTACCGCCACGTTCCAACCGGGGACCAACCCGGAAATGGCCCAGGTGGACGTGCAAAACCGCCTCAAGGCCGTGGAGCCGCGCCTACCCCAGGCCGTGACCCAGCAAGGATTGCAGGTGGAAAAAGTGTCCGCCGGCTTCCTGCTGCTGGTCACCCTCACTTCCAACGACGGCAAACTCGATGACGTGGCGCTGAGTGATTACCTGGCGCGCAACGTGATGAACGAACTCAAGCGCCTCGACGGTGTGGGCAAAGCTCAGCTGTACGGTGCCGAGCGCGCCATGCGCATCTGGATCGACCCGCAGAAATTGATCGGCTTCAACCTGACGCCGGCCGATGTGAACGCCGCGATCAGCGCGCAGAACGCCCAGGTCTCGGCGGGCAGCATCGGTGATTTGCCGGGCACCAACACCCAGGAAATCACCGCCGCGATCCTGGTCAAGGGCCAGCTTTCAACGCCAGCCGAATTTGCCGACATCGTGCTCAAGGCCAACCCCGACGGCTCGACCGTGCGCATCGGCGATGTGGCGCGGGTGGAAGTCGGCAGCCAGGAATACCAGTTCTCCACCCGCCTGAACGGCAAGCCGTCCACCGCCGTCAGCGTGCAGTTGTCGCCCGGCGCCAATGCGCTGAGTACCGCCACCCTGGTGCGGGCAAAGATGGACGAGCTGTCGCGCTACTTCCCGGCCAACGTGGAGTACAAGATCCCGTATGACACCTCGCCGTTCGTCAAAGTCTCGATCACCAAGGTGGTCTACACCCTGCTCGAAGCGATGGCGCTGGTGTTTGCGGTGATGTTCCTGTTCCTGCAGAACGTGCGCTACACCCTGATCCCGACGCTGGTGGTGCCGATTGCGTTGATGGGCACTTTCGCCACCATGTTGTTGCTGGGCTTCTCCATCAACGTGTTGACCATGTTCGGCATGGTGCTGGCGATCGGCATCCTGGTGGACGACGCCATTGTGGTGGTGGAGAACGTCGAACGCATCATGGCCACCGAGGGTCTGTCGCCCAAGGAAGCGACGAAAAAAGCCATGGGCCAGATCACCGGGGCCATCATCGGCATCACGTTGGTACTGGTGGCGGTGTTCCTGCCGATGGCGTTCATGGCCGGTTCCGTGGGGGTTATCTATCAGCAGTTTTCGTTGTCGATGGCCACCTCGATCCTGTTCTCGGCGTTCCTCGCCCTGACCTTGACCCCGGCCCTGTGCGCCACCTTGCTCAAGCCGATCGCCAAAGGCGAACACCATGCCAAGGGCGGTTTCTTTGGCTGGTTCAACCAGCGCTTTGAAAGCCTCACCGACCGTTATGAAGGCTGGGTGGCGTATGCCCTCAAGCGCAGCGGCCGCTACCTGTTGATTTACCTGGTGCTGCTGGTGGGCCTGGGCTGGATGTTCAGCCGCCTGCCCTCCTCGTTCCTGCCGGTGGAGGACCAGGGCTACACCATCACCGATATCCAGCTGCCACCCGGCGCGAGCAAGAACCGCACGGTGCAGGTGGCCGAGCAGATCGAAGCGCATAACGCCGAAGAGCCTGGGGTGGGTGATACCACCATGATCATGGGCTTCAGTTTCTCCGGTTCGGGGCAAAACGCGGCTCTGGCATTCACCACACTCAAGGATTGGTCGGAACGCGGCAGCGATGATTCCGCCGCCTCGATTGCCGACCGCGCCAACATGGCGTTCAGCGAACTCAAGGACGCGATTGCTTATGCGATCCTGCCACCGCCCGTGGATGGCCTGGGCACGTCCAGCGGCTTCGAGTTCCGCCTGCAGGACCGTGGTGGCGTCGGCCATGCCGCGTTGATGGCAGCCCGTACCGAGTTGCTGGCTGCCGCCGAGAAAAGCCCGATCCTCGCCAACGTGCGTGAAAGCGCGCTGGCCGAAGCGCCGCAAGTGCAGCTGGAAGTCGATCGCAAGCAGGCCAATGCGCTAGGCGTGTCATTTGCCGATGTGGGCAATGTGCTCTCCTCGGCCATCGGTTCGGCCTACATCAACGACTTCCCCAACCAGGGACGCATGCAGCGCGTGGTGGTGCAGGCCGAAGGCGACCAACGCAGCCAAGTGGCGGACTTGATGAAGATCAATGTGCGCAACAACGCCGGCAAGATGGTGCCACTGTCGGCCTTTGTCGAAGCCAAATGGACCCAGGGCCCGACCCAGCTGACGCGCTATAACGGCTACCCGGCCATCGCGATTTCCGGCGAAGCGGCACCGGGCCACAGTACCGGCGAGGCCATGGACGAGATCCAGCGCCTGGTCAGCCAATTGCCCGCCGGTCTGGGCCAGGAATGGACCGGCCTGTCGTTGCAGGAACGCCTGTCCGGTTCGCAGGCACCGTTGTTGCTGGGCTTGTCGTTGTTGATCGTGTTCCTGTGCCTGGCGGCGTTGTATGAAAGCTGGTCGATCCCGACCTCGGTGCTGCTGGTGGTGCCGCTGGGCGTACTCGGTGCGGTACTGGCTGTGTCTTTGCGCGGCATGCCCAACGATGTGTTCTTCAAGGTCGGTTTGATCACCATCATCGGCCTCTCGGCGAAGAACGCGATCCTGATCATCGAGTTCGCCAAGGACCTGTACGACCAGGGCGAAGACCTGATCACCGCCACCTTGAAGGCCGCGCGGTTGCGCCTGCGGCCGATCATCATGACGTCCCTGGCGTTTATCCTCGGCGTGGTGCCGTTGGCGATTGCCACCGGGGCCAGCTCGGCAAGCCAACAGGCAATTGGTACCGGCGTGATCGGCGGGATGATCACCGCGACACTGGCGGTGGTGTTTGTGCCGGTGTTTTTTGTGGTGGTGATGAAGTTGGTTAAAAAGCGCCGCGACTGA
- a CDS encoding efflux RND transporter periplasmic adaptor subunit: MSKNLFAPFCLLALTLALSACDKSAAEAPEMPLAKVRIETLAAKPLSITSELSGRIAAPRIAEVRARVAGVVMQRVFKEGHDVKQGDVLFRIDPAPFKADLDSAQANLSKAEANAFQARLQEQRYSQLVEGNAISGQDYDNARAAVRQTNAEVAANKAAVERAKLNLGYATVTAPISGRIGRALVTEGALVGQNEATPLAIIQQLDPIHADLTQSTRELNDLRRAFRAGSLKQVGQDQAKATLIEDDGSLYPLPGKLLFAEISVDPGTGQIILRSEFPNPDLDLLPGSFVRVRLEQAVDKQGISVPQRAITRDSAGIPMVLLLDAEQTVSQQPVELGAVIEDRWIVSSGLKPGDRIVVEGLQHARPGEKVEVDDSPAPNAQASVR; this comes from the coding sequence ATGTCGAAGAATCTGTTTGCGCCGTTTTGCCTGCTGGCCCTCACCCTTGCCCTGAGCGCGTGCGACAAGTCCGCCGCCGAGGCACCGGAAATGCCGCTGGCCAAAGTGCGCATCGAAACCCTGGCCGCCAAACCCCTGTCCATCACCAGCGAACTGAGCGGGCGCATCGCCGCGCCGCGCATTGCCGAGGTGCGTGCACGGGTCGCCGGCGTCGTCATGCAACGGGTGTTCAAGGAAGGCCACGACGTGAAACAGGGCGACGTGCTGTTTCGCATCGACCCCGCGCCGTTCAAGGCCGACCTCGACAGCGCCCAGGCCAACCTGAGCAAGGCCGAGGCCAATGCCTTCCAGGCGCGCCTGCAAGAACAGCGCTACAGCCAATTAGTGGAAGGCAATGCCATCAGCGGCCAGGACTACGACAACGCCCGCGCCGCCGTGCGCCAGACCAACGCCGAAGTCGCCGCCAACAAGGCCGCCGTCGAGCGCGCGAAACTGAACCTGGGCTACGCCACCGTCACCGCACCGATTTCCGGGCGCATTGGCCGTGCGCTGGTGACCGAAGGCGCGCTGGTCGGCCAGAACGAAGCCACGCCGCTGGCGATCATCCAGCAACTGGACCCGATTCACGCCGACCTGACCCAGTCCACCCGTGAGCTGAATGACCTGCGCCGCGCCTTCCGCGCCGGCAGCTTGAAGCAGGTCGGCCAGGACCAGGCCAAGGCCACGTTGATCGAGGACGACGGCAGCCTCTACCCGTTGCCGGGCAAATTGCTCTTCGCCGAGATCAGCGTCGACCCCGGCACCGGCCAGATCATCCTGCGCAGCGAATTTCCCAACCCCGACCTCGACCTGCTGCCCGGCAGCTTTGTGCGGGTGCGCCTGGAGCAAGCCGTCGACAAGCAAGGCATCAGCGTGCCGCAACGCGCCATCACCCGTGACAGCGCCGGTATCCCGATGGTGTTGTTGCTGGACGCCGAGCAGACCGTGAGCCAGCAGCCGGTGGAACTGGGTGCAGTGATCGAAGACCGCTGGATCGTCAGCAGTGGCCTCAAGCCCGGCGACCGTATTGTCGTCGAGGGCCTGCAACACGCGCGCCCCGGTGAAAAAGTCGAAGTGGACGATAGCCCCGCGCCGAATGCCCAGGCCTCTGTCCGCTAA
- a CDS encoding response regulator transcription factor yields the protein MPNILLVEDDAALSELIASYLERNGYHVSVLSRGDHVRERARLNPPDLVILDLMLPGLDGLQVCRLLRADSAGLPILMLTARDDSHDQVLGLEMGADDYVTKPCEPRVLLARVRTLLRRSSLSEPQVANDQIIMGNLCIDLSERTVAWREQAVELSSGEYNLLVVLARHAGEVLSRDQILQRLRGIEFNGTDRSVDVAISKLRRKFDDNAGEARKIKTVWGKGYLFSRSEWEC from the coding sequence ATGCCCAACATCCTCCTGGTGGAAGACGACGCCGCACTCTCCGAGCTGATTGCCAGCTACCTGGAGCGCAATGGCTACCACGTCAGCGTGCTCAGCCGTGGCGACCACGTCCGTGAACGCGCGCGTCTGAACCCGCCGGACCTGGTGATCCTCGACCTGATGCTGCCAGGCCTTGACGGCCTGCAAGTCTGCCGCCTGCTGCGTGCCGACTCGGCAGGGCTACCGATCCTGATGCTCACCGCCCGCGACGACAGTCACGACCAGGTACTGGGCCTGGAGATGGGCGCCGACGACTACGTGACCAAACCCTGCGAGCCGCGCGTGCTGCTCGCCCGTGTGCGTACGCTGTTGCGCCGCAGCAGCCTGTCCGAGCCCCAGGTGGCGAACGACCAGATCATCATGGGCAACCTGTGCATCGACTTGTCGGAGCGCACCGTGGCCTGGCGCGAGCAGGCGGTGGAGCTGTCCAGCGGCGAATACAACCTGCTGGTGGTGCTGGCCCGGCATGCCGGCGAAGTGCTCAGCCGCGACCAGATCCTGCAACGCCTGCGGGGTATCGAGTTCAATGGCACCGACCGTTCGGTGGACGTGGCCATCTCCAAGCTGCGCCGCAAGTTCGACGACAACGCCGGTGAAGCACGCAAGATCAAGACGGTGTGGGGCAAGGGCTACTTGTTCAGCCGTTCCGAGTGGGAATGCTGA
- a CDS encoding ATP-binding protein, with amino-acid sequence MFRVLLRLYLITIVTYSAAIYLIPSLVIQLFEHRYMDYNIEQTRGQQKLIVKQYLRAPVERWSQVTEQLGRDFAPLKVQLLLRQDASYTPMEEQLLEQGKPVVRLGEWGWMEEISSPINEQFVVKLTVPPDPMDMNVLYWAINVLIVAALLACLLVWLRPHWRDLERLKSTAGQLGQGNLAERTRIPASSSIGSLASVFDTMADDIEHLLNQQRDLLNAVSHELRTPLTRLDFGLALALSEDLPEASRERLQSLVAHIRELDELVLELLSYSRLQNPAQLPERVEVMLDEFIDSVLGSVDDELENPEIVIDVALDCAVERFSLDPRLTARALQNLLRNATRYCDKRIQVGVKVCAKGCEIWVDDDGIGIPLDQRERIFEPFYRLDRSRDRATGGFGLGLAISRRALEAQGGTLTALASPLGGARFRVWLPSVA; translated from the coding sequence ATGTTTCGTGTCTTGCTGCGCCTCTACCTGATCACCATCGTCACCTACAGTGCGGCGATCTACCTGATCCCCTCGTTGGTGATCCAGCTGTTCGAACACCGCTACATGGACTACAACATCGAGCAGACACGCGGCCAGCAGAAGCTGATCGTCAAGCAATACCTGCGCGCGCCGGTGGAACGCTGGTCACAGGTGACCGAGCAACTGGGCCGTGACTTCGCACCGCTGAAAGTGCAATTGCTGCTGCGCCAGGACGCCAGCTACACGCCCATGGAAGAACAGCTGCTGGAGCAGGGCAAACCGGTGGTGCGCCTGGGAGAGTGGGGCTGGATGGAGGAAATCAGTTCGCCGATCAACGAGCAATTCGTGGTCAAGCTGACGGTGCCGCCCGATCCGATGGACATGAACGTGCTGTACTGGGCGATCAACGTGCTGATCGTCGCCGCGCTGCTGGCCTGCCTGCTGGTGTGGCTGCGCCCGCATTGGCGTGACCTGGAACGCCTGAAAAGCACCGCCGGGCAACTGGGCCAGGGCAACCTGGCCGAGCGCACGCGCATTCCGGCCAGCTCCAGCATCGGCAGCCTGGCCTCGGTGTTCGACACCATGGCCGACGACATCGAACACCTGCTCAATCAGCAGCGCGACCTGCTCAATGCCGTCTCCCACGAACTGCGCACGCCGCTCACTCGCCTGGATTTTGGCCTGGCCCTGGCGCTCTCTGAAGACTTGCCCGAAGCCAGCCGCGAGCGCCTGCAAAGCCTGGTGGCGCATATTCGTGAGCTGGATGAGCTGGTGCTGGAGTTGCTGTCCTATAGCCGCCTGCAAAACCCGGCGCAATTGCCCGAGCGGGTCGAGGTGATGCTCGACGAGTTTATCGACAGCGTGCTCGGCAGCGTCGATGACGAATTGGAAAACCCCGAGATCGTCATCGACGTAGCGCTCGATTGCGCCGTGGAGCGCTTCAGCCTCGACCCGCGCCTCACCGCCCGTGCCTTGCAGAACCTGCTGCGCAATGCCACGCGCTACTGCGACAAGCGCATCCAGGTCGGCGTGAAGGTGTGTGCCAAGGGTTGTGAAATCTGGGTGGACGATGACGGCATTGGCATTCCGCTGGACCAGCGCGAACGCATCTTCGAGCCGTTCTACCGCCTGGACCGCAGCCGCGACCGCGCCACCGGCGGTTTCGGCCTGGGGCTGGCCATCAGCCGGCGCGCCCTGGAAGCCCAGGGCGGCACCTTGACGGCGTTGGCCTCGCCCTTGGGCGGCGCGCGGTTCCGCGTGTGGTTGCCCAGCGTCGCCTGA
- a CDS encoding anti-sigma factor, with product MNDPLDELASEYVLGTLPGEQRADVEQRLKHDAELRAAVDAWEQRLLPLTALAEPVPPSSELWRRIERNIASARTHWWDLLAVWRGLAGAGLLTTLVLAGLLLTRPPTAAPSFVVVLVAPQSQAPGWVIQASNDQQIQLIPLGVMEVPSDKALQFWTKGDGWQGPVSLGLVKPGQTLSVPLDKLPPLTQNQLFELTLEDPRGSPTGKPTGPIQAIGRAVKVL from the coding sequence ATGAACGACCCACTGGACGAACTCGCCAGCGAATACGTGCTGGGCACCTTGCCCGGCGAACAACGCGCCGACGTCGAACAACGCCTCAAGCACGATGCTGAACTACGCGCTGCGGTGGACGCCTGGGAGCAACGCCTGTTGCCGCTGACCGCCTTGGCGGAACCCGTACCGCCCTCCTCTGAGCTGTGGCGGCGTATCGAACGTAACATCGCCAGTGCTCGCACGCACTGGTGGGACCTGCTGGCCGTGTGGCGCGGCCTGGCCGGTGCGGGGCTTTTGACCACGCTGGTACTGGCCGGGTTGCTACTGACCCGCCCGCCCACTGCCGCCCCAAGCTTCGTGGTCGTGCTGGTCGCGCCGCAAAGCCAGGCACCGGGCTGGGTGATCCAGGCCAGTAATGATCAGCAGATTCAGCTGATCCCGTTGGGCGTGATGGAAGTGCCATCCGACAAGGCCCTGCAGTTCTGGACCAAGGGCGACGGCTGGCAAGGCCCGGTGTCCCTGGGCCTGGTCAAGCCGGGCCAGACGCTGTCGGTGCCGCTGGACAAGCTACCGCCGCTGACACAAAACCAACTGTTCGAGCTGACCCTGGAAGACCCACGTGGCTCGCCGACCGGCAAGCCCACCGGGCCGATCCAGGCCATCGGCCGCGCCGTCAAGGTGCTTTGA
- a CDS encoding sigma-70 family RNA polymerase sigma factor: protein MFDYEACLQACARGDQRALRQLYEQESSHLLGVVLRIARDKSLAEDIVHDAFIKIWRGAGSFDPSRGSARGWVFSVTRHLALNVVRNHYREVPLGDEHEQVAATETFEFSARSGQVHTCLEQLDPARRTCILHAYVDGYSHSEIAQKLDTPLGTVKAWIKRSLAALRECMA from the coding sequence GTGTTTGATTACGAAGCCTGTCTGCAGGCTTGCGCCCGTGGCGATCAACGCGCCTTGCGCCAGTTGTATGAGCAGGAAAGCAGCCATCTGCTCGGCGTGGTGTTGCGCATCGCCAGGGACAAATCCCTGGCCGAAGACATCGTGCATGATGCGTTTATCAAGATCTGGCGAGGCGCCGGCAGTTTTGACCCCAGTCGCGGCTCGGCCCGTGGCTGGGTGTTCAGCGTGACCCGCCACCTGGCGCTCAACGTGGTGCGTAACCATTACCGCGAAGTGCCTTTGGGCGACGAACACGAGCAAGTCGCCGCAACCGAAACCTTTGAATTCAGCGCGCGCTCGGGACAGGTCCACACCTGCCTGGAGCAACTCGACCCGGCCCGTCGCACGTGCATCCTGCATGCCTATGTCGACGGTTATTCCCACAGTGAAATCGCCCAGAAACTCGACACCCCGTTGGGGACCGTCAAGGCCTGGATCAAACGTAGCCTCGCCGCGCTGCGGGAGTGCATGGCATGA
- a CDS encoding DUF3455 domain-containing protein encodes MNAKALFCLTALLAAAPAAFAQTGLPDSIKVPDGHKVALETTGVGEITYECRDKANAAGQTEWTFVGPKAVLNDRSGKQVGTYFGPPATWQAKDGSKITGTQLAVAPSGAGNLPYQLVKANPAEGNGAMSGVSYIQRVALKGGVAPSSECTAANKGKQEVVKYQADYIFWAAN; translated from the coding sequence ATGAACGCTAAAGCACTGTTCTGCCTCACCGCCCTGCTCGCTGCGGCACCGGCCGCCTTTGCCCAGACCGGCTTGCCCGACAGCATCAAGGTGCCGGACGGCCACAAGGTCGCGCTGGAAACCACCGGCGTCGGCGAAATCACCTATGAGTGCCGTGACAAGGCCAACGCCGCCGGCCAGACCGAGTGGACCTTTGTCGGACCCAAGGCGGTATTGAATGACCGCAGCGGCAAGCAAGTGGGCACCTACTTCGGCCCACCGGCTACGTGGCAGGCCAAGGACGGTTCAAAAATCACCGGCACCCAGTTGGCCGTGGCCCCCTCGGGCGCGGGCAACTTGCCGTATCAATTGGTCAAGGCCAACCCCGCTGAAGGCAACGGCGCGATGAGCGGCGTGAGTTACATCCAGCGCGTGGCCCTCAAGGGCGGCGTGGCGCCGAGCAGCGAGTGCACCGCAGCCAACAAAGGCAAGCAGGAAGTGGTGAAGTACCAGGCGGATTACATTTTCTGGGCGGCCAACTGA
- a CDS encoding class I SAM-dependent methyltransferase, whose translation MTGVHTSAQQGFSTQAVTYAQGRPDYPRQLTGWLAETLRIDAQSSVIDLGAGTGKFTRLLSTLAPTLTAVEPVAAMGAQLTKLLPDVRLVNGTAESIPLPSASADAVVCAQAFHWFSTEAALAEIHRVLKPQGRLGLVWNVRDESVDWVAAITDIITPYEGDTPRFHTGRWREAFTGEYFSEPEVTCFPYSHVGSPQEVIMDRFLSVSFIAALPEASKAVVTAQLQALIDTHPSLKGRDTVAFPYQTQAYVCQRLS comes from the coding sequence ATGACTGGTGTACACACGTCTGCTCAACAAGGTTTCTCTACCCAGGCCGTCACCTACGCCCAAGGCCGGCCGGACTATCCTAGGCAACTCACAGGCTGGCTGGCCGAGACATTGCGCATCGATGCCCAGTCAAGCGTGATCGACCTGGGCGCCGGCACCGGCAAGTTCACCCGTTTGCTCAGCACCCTGGCACCGACTTTGACTGCCGTCGAGCCCGTGGCGGCCATGGGCGCGCAGTTGACCAAACTGCTGCCCGATGTGCGCCTGGTCAATGGCACTGCTGAGTCCATCCCATTGCCCTCCGCCAGCGCAGACGCGGTGGTGTGCGCCCAGGCATTCCATTGGTTTTCCACCGAGGCGGCCCTGGCGGAGATCCACCGCGTGCTCAAGCCCCAAGGCCGCCTTGGCCTGGTGTGGAACGTGCGGGATGAATCGGTGGATTGGGTCGCGGCCATCACCGACATCATCACCCCCTACGAGGGCGATACCCCGCGTTTTCATACCGGGCGTTGGCGTGAAGCCTTCACCGGCGAGTACTTTTCCGAGCCCGAAGTGACCTGTTTTCCCTACAGCCATGTGGGCAGCCCTCAGGAGGTGATCATGGATCGCTTTCTCTCCGTGAGCTTTATTGCCGCGCTGCCGGAGGCGTCCAAGGCTGTGGTGACCGCGCAATTGCAGGCGCTGATCGACACGCATCCTTCACTGAAGGGGCGCGACACCGTGGCCTTTCCGTATCAAACCCAAGCGTACGTCTGTCAACGTCTGAGCTAA
- a CDS encoding sulfite exporter TauE/SafE family protein: MDVGNVGFVVAGLIVGFIVGMTGVGGGSLMTPILLWFGINPATAVGTDLLYAAITKSGGVLVHSKNKNIDWTITGWLTLGSVPAVLLTLWFLASLHTDPSAMNAVIKQALGVVLLLTALAILFKKSLLAFAQRHAGDDYHMSPRNLNALTVVTGAILGTMVALTSIGAGALGTVALFILYPFLATRRLVGTEIAHAVPLTLVAGLGHASMGNMDWHLLGFLLMGSLPGIYLGSHMTGKLPDGVLRPCLAVMLMAIGYKLAF; the protein is encoded by the coding sequence ATGGATGTGGGTAATGTTGGGTTTGTGGTTGCTGGCCTGATCGTCGGTTTTATCGTGGGCATGACCGGTGTGGGTGGGGGCTCGTTGATGACCCCGATCCTGCTGTGGTTCGGCATCAACCCTGCCACGGCGGTGGGCACCGACTTGTTGTACGCGGCCATCACCAAGTCCGGTGGTGTGCTGGTGCACAGCAAGAACAAGAATATCGACTGGACCATCACTGGATGGTTGACCTTGGGCAGCGTGCCTGCGGTGTTGCTGACCCTTTGGTTCCTGGCCAGCTTGCATACCGACCCCAGTGCCATGAACGCGGTGATCAAGCAGGCGCTCGGTGTGGTGTTGCTGCTGACGGCCTTGGCGATTCTGTTCAAGAAAAGCCTGTTGGCGTTTGCCCAGCGACATGCGGGTGATGACTATCACATGAGCCCGCGCAATCTGAATGCGCTCACGGTGGTGACAGGGGCGATCCTCGGAACTATGGTGGCCCTGACCTCCATTGGCGCGGGGGCGTTGGGGACGGTGGCGTTGTTTATTTTGTATCCGTTCCTGGCTACGCGGCGGTTGGTGGGGACTGAGATCGCGCATGCTGTGCCGCTGACCCTGGTGGCGGGGCTGGGGCATGCCAGCATGGGGAACATGGACTGGCATTTGCTCGGGTTTCTGTTGATGGGGTCGTTGCCGGGGATCTACCTTGGCAGTCATATGACTGGCAAGCTGCCAGATGGGGTGTTGCGGCCTTGTTTGGCGGTCATGTTGATGGCCATTGGTTATAAGCTGGCGTTTTGA
- a CDS encoding acyl-CoA dehydrogenase family protein — MTEQHVINPLSTGVDYPTLATRFRPIFQRIAEGAVEREHTRTLPYAPIQWLKEAGFGAVRVPVEYGGGGASLPQLFELLIELAEADSNVPQALRGHFAFAEDRLNAPPSAGRDLWFKRFVAGDIVGCAWTEIGNVAIGDVVTQVSPDGDRWKLNGEKFYSTGSIFADWIDVYAQRSDTGADVIAATRARQPGVVHSDDWDGFGQRTTGSGTSRFTDAVVEADNVIDFSTRFKYQTAFYQLVLLASLAGIGRAALRDVAHQVRSRKRIYSHGNAAHVSQDSQIQQVVGEVAALVYAAEASALKATLPAQRAYVARFGGDEEVEREANVAAEIESAKAQVVVSELVQRATSELFNALGASDVRQGKALDRHWRNARTVSSHNPVIYKARIVGDWVVNGVEPPFVWQIGNGRG; from the coding sequence ATGACCGAACAACACGTTATCAACCCGCTGTCCACCGGCGTCGACTACCCGACCTTGGCCACACGCTTCCGGCCGATTTTCCAGCGCATCGCAGAAGGCGCCGTAGAGCGTGAACACACACGCACCCTGCCCTACGCACCGATCCAGTGGCTGAAAGAGGCCGGCTTTGGCGCGGTGCGCGTACCGGTGGAATACGGCGGTGGCGGCGCCTCCCTGCCGCAGTTGTTCGAGCTGCTGATCGAACTGGCCGAAGCCGACTCCAACGTGCCCCAGGCCCTGCGTGGGCACTTTGCCTTTGCCGAAGACCGCCTGAATGCACCGCCCAGCGCCGGCCGCGACCTGTGGTTCAAGCGTTTCGTGGCCGGCGATATCGTCGGCTGCGCCTGGACCGAAATCGGCAATGTGGCCATCGGCGACGTGGTCACCCAGGTCAGCCCCGACGGCGACCGCTGGAAGCTCAACGGCGAAAAGTTCTACAGCACCGGCAGTATATTCGCCGACTGGATCGACGTGTACGCCCAGCGCAGCGACACCGGCGCGGACGTGATCGCCGCCACCCGCGCCCGCCAGCCTGGGGTGGTGCACAGCGACGACTGGGACGGCTTTGGTCAGCGCACTACGGGCAGCGGCACGTCGCGTTTTACCGATGCGGTGGTAGAGGCGGACAACGTCATCGACTTTTCTACCCGGTTCAAATACCAGACCGCGTTTTACCAGTTGGTGCTACTGGCCAGCCTGGCCGGTATCGGCCGCGCGGCGCTGCGTGACGTGGCGCATCAGGTGCGCAGCCGCAAGCGTATCTACAGCCATGGCAATGCGGCCCATGTCAGCCAGGATTCGCAGATTCAACAGGTGGTGGGCGAAGTGGCTGCCCTGGTGTACGCCGCCGAGGCCAGCGCGCTGAAAGCGACGCTGCCGGCGCAACGGGCCTATGTGGCGCGGTTTGGTGGGGATGAGGAGGTGGAGCGTGAGGCCAACGTGGCGGCTGAGATTGAGTCGGCTAAGGCGCAGGTGGTGGTGTCGGAGTTGGTCCAGCGTGCGACCAGTGAGTTGTTTAATGCATTGGGGGCTTCGGATGTGCGTCAGGGTAAGGCGCTGGATCGGCATTGGCGTAATGCACGGACGGTGTCGTCGCATAATCCGGTGATTTACAAGGCGCGGATTGTGGGGGATTGGGTGGTGAATGGGGTTGAGCCGCCGTTTGTTTGGCAGATTGGGAATGGGCGGGGTTGA